The following coding sequences are from one Kallotenue papyrolyticum window:
- a CDS encoding PaaI family thioesterase has translation MTPEQLELITLYESLPVALRQQALRVLQRLNHRDPRTGPLGWQLGIHYVERAAGQARCWLEVDESMHNPGRVAHGAIVFALADSAMGAAVHSLLDAGQRTVTAELKINYLAPVTHGRVSAVATVISRRRRLAVVSAEVRDAQDQLVGLALGTFAIISASAPAQSEG, from the coding sequence ATGACTCCCGAACAGCTTGAGCTGATCACCCTCTACGAGTCGCTGCCGGTGGCGCTGCGTCAGCAGGCGCTGCGCGTGCTGCAGCGCCTGAACCACCGCGATCCGCGCACCGGGCCGCTGGGCTGGCAGCTCGGCATTCATTATGTCGAGCGCGCTGCTGGGCAGGCCCGCTGCTGGCTCGAGGTTGATGAGAGCATGCACAATCCAGGCCGCGTCGCGCACGGAGCGATCGTCTTCGCGCTGGCCGACTCGGCCATGGGCGCGGCGGTACACAGCCTGCTCGACGCGGGGCAGCGTACCGTGACCGCCGAGCTCAAGATCAACTACCTTGCGCCGGTGACGCATGGCCGCGTCAGCGCCGTAGCCACGGTGATCAGTCGCCGCCGCCGCCTGGCCGTGGTCAGCGCCGAAGTGCGCGATGCCCAGGACCAGCTGGTCGGGCTGGCGCTGGGCACCTTTGCGATCATCAGCGCCAGCGCGCCGGCGCAGAGCGAGGGCTGA
- a CDS encoding aminotransferase class V-fold PLP-dependent enzyme, translating to MSHVIAPALDIARIRADFPILHQEVNGHPLAYLDSAASSQKPLVVIEAMNDYYRRYHANVHRGVYRLSELATEALEQARRRVARFINARSAREVIWTRNTTEAINLVAYAWGRANLKPGDRILLSEMEHHSNLVPWQIVAEQTGAELDFIPIDAEGRLALEQLERLLTERTRLVAVTQMSNVLGTINPVARIAQAARAVGALTLVDGAQSVPHLGVDVQALGIDFLAFSGHKMCGPTGIGVLWGRRELLEAMPPFLGGGSMIRTVSLRRSTWADLPHKFEAGTPAIAEAIGLGVATEYLSAIGMAAIHQAEQQLTAYALEQLRAIPGVTVYGPPAEERGGVIAFNLAGVHPHDVAAVLDRHGVAIRAGHHCCQPLMERLGVAATARASCYLYTTTAEIDQFVAALWKCKEIFG from the coding sequence ATGAGTCACGTTATCGCGCCAGCGCTAGACATCGCGCGCATTCGCGCCGACTTTCCGATCCTGCACCAGGAGGTCAACGGCCATCCGCTGGCCTATCTGGACAGCGCCGCGTCATCGCAAAAGCCGCTGGTGGTGATCGAGGCGATGAACGACTACTACCGCCGCTACCACGCCAACGTGCACCGCGGGGTGTATCGCCTCTCGGAGCTGGCCACCGAGGCGCTGGAGCAGGCGCGGCGGCGCGTGGCGCGCTTCATCAATGCGCGCAGCGCGCGCGAGGTGATCTGGACGCGCAACACCACCGAGGCGATCAACCTGGTGGCCTATGCCTGGGGCCGCGCCAATCTCAAGCCCGGCGATCGCATCCTGCTGAGCGAGATGGAGCATCACTCCAATCTGGTGCCTTGGCAGATCGTAGCCGAGCAGACCGGCGCCGAGCTGGATTTCATCCCAATCGACGCCGAGGGCCGCCTGGCGCTGGAGCAGCTTGAAAGATTGTTGACCGAGCGGACGCGGCTGGTAGCCGTCACGCAGATGTCCAACGTGCTGGGCACGATCAACCCGGTGGCGCGCATCGCGCAGGCGGCGCGCGCGGTGGGCGCGCTGACGCTGGTGGACGGCGCGCAGAGCGTGCCGCATCTGGGCGTGGACGTCCAGGCGCTGGGCATCGATTTTCTGGCCTTCTCCGGCCATAAAATGTGCGGCCCGACCGGCATCGGCGTGCTGTGGGGGCGGCGCGAACTGCTGGAGGCGATGCCGCCGTTTCTGGGCGGCGGCTCGATGATCCGCACGGTGAGTCTGCGCCGCAGCACCTGGGCCGACCTGCCGCACAAGTTCGAGGCCGGCACGCCCGCGATCGCCGAGGCGATCGGTCTGGGCGTGGCGACAGAGTACCTGAGCGCGATCGGCATGGCGGCGATCCACCAAGCTGAGCAGCAGCTGACGGCCTATGCCTTGGAGCAGCTGCGCGCGATCCCGGGCGTGACGGTGTATGGGCCACCGGCGGAGGAGCGCGGCGGGGTGATCGCCTTCAACCTGGCAGGGGTGCATCCGCACGATGTCGCGGCGGTGCTGGACCGCCACGGCGTGGCGATCCGCGCCGGGCACCACTGCTGTCAGCCGCTGATGGAGCGGCTGGGCGTGGCCGCTACGGCGCGCGCCTCATGCTACCTGTACACCACCACCGCGGAGATCGACCAGTTCGTCGCCGCGCTGTGGAAATGTAAAGAAATTTTTGGCTAA
- a CDS encoding S8 family peptidase, protein MQRSSQHPCAQTAPQQAGRRPHRWLRSFGLLLALGALLLSWSVPGGRAQPAREAVAPPAVPGEFLVRFHADVSPAQRRRALAALGGVPVDAIAALDIIVARFPSAAPGASAQADAAMLARLRQHPLIDAAEPNYLVTIAQTPTPAPGPLYLPLVMGPPALVPNDPDQGRQYAWSTLGAYQGWYHNQGSPTVIIAVVDTGVQLDHPDLRDKLVSGYDLVDHDALPEDGHGHGTHVAGIAGAITNNGLGVAGTCPACRLMPVRVLNNDGSGTLVEVADGILWAAEHGAQVINLSLSGTSDSWVLQDALNRAWERGALPVCAAGNDWQFGGASVYPAKYSVCTAVAATDQADAIASFSNRGTWVELAAPGVAIYSTWIGSGYRTISGTSMATPHVAGVAGLLAAQGLNNQQIRARLCATADTISGTGTFWSCGRLNLLRAVGGP, encoded by the coding sequence ATGCAGCGATCGTCGCAGCATCCATGTGCGCAGACCGCGCCCCAGCAGGCAGGTAGGAGGCCCCACCGCTGGTTGCGTTCCTTCGGGTTGCTGCTGGCGCTGGGCGCGCTGTTGCTGAGCTGGTCCGTCCCCGGCGGACGGGCGCAACCGGCGCGCGAGGCGGTCGCTCCCCCCGCGGTGCCGGGCGAGTTCCTGGTGCGCTTCCACGCCGACGTCTCGCCCGCGCAACGCCGGCGCGCGCTGGCCGCGCTGGGCGGCGTGCCCGTTGACGCCATCGCCGCTCTCGACATCATCGTGGCGCGCTTCCCCAGCGCCGCACCCGGCGCGAGCGCGCAGGCCGACGCCGCCATGCTCGCGCGGCTCCGGCAGCACCCGCTGATCGACGCCGCCGAACCGAACTACCTGGTTACGATCGCTCAGACGCCGACGCCCGCGCCCGGCCCGCTCTACCTGCCGCTGGTCATGGGACCGCCGGCGCTGGTGCCCAACGATCCCGACCAGGGCCGGCAGTACGCCTGGAGCACGCTCGGCGCCTACCAGGGCTGGTACCACAACCAGGGCAGCCCCACAGTGATCATTGCCGTGGTAGATACGGGCGTCCAGCTCGATCACCCCGATCTGCGCGATAAACTGGTCAGTGGCTATGATCTCGTGGACCACGACGCCCTGCCCGAAGACGGCCACGGCCACGGCACGCACGTTGCCGGCATCGCGGGGGCGATCACCAACAACGGCCTGGGCGTGGCCGGAACCTGTCCCGCCTGCCGCCTCATGCCGGTGCGCGTCTTGAACAATGACGGCAGCGGCACGCTCGTCGAGGTAGCCGACGGCATCCTCTGGGCGGCAGAGCATGGCGCACAGGTGATCAATCTGAGCCTCTCGGGCACCTCTGACTCATGGGTGCTCCAGGATGCGTTGAACCGAGCGTGGGAGCGCGGCGCACTCCCGGTCTGCGCCGCGGGCAACGACTGGCAGTTTGGTGGCGCCAGCGTGTACCCCGCGAAGTATAGTGTCTGCACCGCTGTCGCCGCCACCGATCAGGCCGATGCGATCGCCAGTTTCTCCAACCGCGGCACCTGGGTCGAGCTGGCCGCGCCCGGCGTGGCGATCTATTCCACCTGGATCGGCAGCGGCTACCGCACGATCAGCGGCACCTCGATGGCCACGCCCCATGTTGCCGGCGTGGCCGGCCTGCTGGCGGCGCAGGGACTGAACAACCAGCAGATTCGCGCGCGGCTGTGCGCTACGGCCGATACCATCTCGGGCACCGGCACCTTCTGGAGCTGCGGACGGCTGAACCTGCTGCGCGCAGTCGGCGGCCCCTGA
- a CDS encoding helix-turn-helix transcriptional regulator, with the protein MVKPTSNDVLSLIGRGPSSRILELLQRHGPMSAKQLQAALGVSSLNAVREPLLSLSAAGLVRAEPVRRGAGRPSYLYALTDKAQALFPKGYDVLLRLLLEELLAQHGRDALRAMLQRVGQRLAREYAGNAEGQAIEERLQALAAALDARGTPINIVETGDTIMLHEYCCPYYDVAQRTSDVCAIERQMLEQVLGRPVRLMRRIVDGHVDCQFMVEPPTAAGQTDDQRGSPCAVDPSAPAPRKRATDHC; encoded by the coding sequence ATGGTCAAGCCTACAAGCAACGATGTGCTGAGTCTGATCGGCCGCGGGCCGAGCAGCCGCATTCTGGAGCTGCTGCAGCGCCATGGGCCGATGAGCGCCAAGCAGTTGCAGGCGGCGCTGGGCGTGAGCAGCCTCAACGCCGTGCGCGAGCCGCTGTTGAGTCTGTCGGCGGCGGGGCTGGTGCGCGCCGAGCCGGTGCGCCGCGGCGCGGGGCGGCCCAGCTACCTGTACGCGCTCACCGACAAAGCCCAGGCGCTGTTTCCCAAGGGCTACGACGTGTTGCTGCGCCTGCTGCTGGAGGAGCTGCTGGCGCAGCACGGGCGCGACGCGCTGCGCGCCATGCTGCAACGCGTCGGGCAACGGCTGGCGCGCGAATACGCCGGCAACGCCGAAGGGCAGGCCATCGAAGAGCGGCTGCAGGCGCTGGCAGCGGCGCTCGACGCGCGCGGCACGCCGATCAACATCGTCGAAACGGGCGACACGATCATGTTGCACGAGTACTGCTGTCCCTACTACGACGTCGCGCAGCGCACCAGCGATGTCTGCGCCATCGAGCGCCAGATGCTGGAGCAGGTCTTGGGGCGGCCTGTGCGCCTCATGCGCCGGATCGTGGACGGCCACGTGGACTGCCAATTCATGGTCGAACCGCCCACCGCGGCAGGCCAGACGGACGATCAGCGCGGATCGCCATGCGCAGTGGACCCATCCGCGCCTGCACCGCGCAAGCGTGCTACCGATCATTGCTAA
- a CDS encoding non-heme iron oxygenase ferredoxin subunit: MAEFVTVATVDEIPSGTAKAVSLKGEFIAVVNCAGTFYAIDNICSHAYAELAEGEVDTDTCTIECPLHGSVFDLASGRPRTLPAVVPVQTYAVRVVGNEVQVEV, encoded by the coding sequence ATGGCCGAGTTCGTCACGGTCGCCACAGTGGATGAGATTCCCAGCGGCACGGCCAAAGCCGTCAGCCTGAAAGGCGAGTTCATCGCCGTGGTCAACTGTGCGGGCACGTTCTACGCCATCGACAACATCTGCAGCCACGCCTACGCTGAGCTGGCTGAGGGCGAGGTGGACACCGACACGTGCACGATCGAATGTCCGTTGCACGGCTCGGTCTTTGATCTAGCCAGCGGACGGCCGCGCACGCTGCCGGCGGTCGTCCCGGTGCAGACCTACGCCGTGCGGGTGGTTGGCAACGAGGTCCAGGTCGAAGTCTAG
- the sufC gene encoding Fe-S cluster assembly ATPase SufC — MSNGKPSNLEIRDLRVQIAGEDKEILKGINLTVEAGKIHAIMGPNGSGKSTLAYTLAGHPRYEVLDGEVIYNGQNILELEPDERSKLGIFLAFQYPVAVAGVTVANFLRAAINAHRAQEGKDPRETAIPIAEFRRLLNERMQLLDMAPDFARRYLNEGFSGGEKKRLEILQMAMLMPKIAIMDETDSGLDIDALKIVANGVNTIKQQNPEMGVLVITHYQRLLNYIKPDRVHVLMDGQIVREGGPELALELEEKGYEWLREEVFGNAS, encoded by the coding sequence ATGTCGAACGGCAAGCCAAGCAACCTGGAGATCCGCGATCTTCGCGTACAGATCGCGGGCGAGGACAAAGAGATCCTGAAGGGCATCAACCTGACGGTTGAGGCCGGCAAGATCCACGCGATCATGGGGCCCAACGGTTCGGGCAAGAGCACGCTGGCCTATACCCTGGCGGGCCATCCGCGCTACGAGGTTCTCGACGGCGAAGTGATCTACAACGGCCAGAACATCCTGGAGCTGGAGCCCGACGAGCGCTCCAAGCTAGGTATCTTTCTGGCCTTCCAATATCCGGTGGCCGTGGCGGGCGTGACGGTCGCCAACTTCCTGCGCGCGGCGATCAACGCCCATCGCGCCCAGGAGGGCAAGGATCCACGCGAAACCGCAATCCCGATCGCCGAGTTCCGCCGCCTGCTCAACGAACGCATGCAGTTGCTCGACATGGCGCCCGACTTTGCACGGCGCTACCTGAACGAGGGCTTCTCCGGCGGCGAGAAGAAGCGCCTGGAGATCCTGCAGATGGCGATGTTGATGCCCAAGATCGCGATCATGGACGAGACCGACTCCGGTCTGGACATCGACGCGCTCAAGATCGTGGCCAACGGCGTCAACACGATCAAGCAGCAGAATCCGGAGATGGGCGTGCTGGTGATCACGCACTACCAGCGCCTGCTGAACTACATCAAGCCCGACCGCGTCCATGTGTTGATGGACGGGCAGATCGTGCGCGAGGGCGGGCCGGAGCTGGCGCTGGAGCTGGAAGAGAAGGGCTACGAGTGGCTGCGCGAAGAGGTGTTCGGCAATGCTAGCTAA
- the sufB gene encoding Fe-S cluster assembly protein SufB, producing the protein MSTAPKPELEFDYSKYAFRDEVNYAYKAPKGLNEQIVREISGLKGEPEWMLKRRLKALEIFNKKPLPLQGMWANPELAELNFDDIHYFVRPGDRPATDWDAVPETIKRTFERLGIPEAERKFLAGVGAQYESEVVYHSLREEWEKKGVIFLDMDSGLREYPEIVKEYFGTVVPAADNKFAALNTAVWSGGSFVYVPKGVKVDIPLQAYFRINAENMGQFERTLIIVEEGAEVHYIEGCTAPIYSTNSLHSAVVEIIVKRGGKCRYTTIQNWANNIFNLVTKRAVAYEEAQMEWVDGNIGSRLTMKYPSVYLMGRGAKGEVLSVAYAGKGQHQDAGAKMIHAAPYTTSRITNKSVSKDGGRTTYRGLAKVLPGADHAKINVVCDALILDEHSASDTIPFIEIEEEQATLAHEATVGKIGEDQLFYLMSRGLSEAEALSMIVLGFMEPFTRELPMEYAVELNRLIQMEMEGSVG; encoded by the coding sequence ATGTCAACCGCTCCCAAGCCAGAGCTGGAGTTTGATTATTCCAAGTACGCCTTTCGCGACGAGGTCAACTACGCCTATAAAGCGCCCAAGGGCCTCAACGAGCAGATCGTGCGCGAGATCTCGGGCCTGAAGGGCGAGCCGGAGTGGATGCTCAAGCGGCGGCTCAAGGCGCTGGAGATCTTCAACAAGAAGCCACTGCCGCTGCAGGGCATGTGGGCCAATCCGGAGCTGGCCGAACTGAACTTCGACGATATTCACTACTTTGTGCGGCCTGGCGACCGACCGGCGACCGACTGGGACGCCGTGCCGGAAACGATCAAGCGCACCTTTGAGCGCCTAGGCATTCCCGAAGCCGAGCGCAAGTTCCTGGCCGGCGTCGGCGCGCAGTACGAGTCGGAGGTGGTCTACCACTCGCTGCGCGAAGAGTGGGAAAAGAAGGGCGTGATCTTCCTGGACATGGACTCGGGCCTGCGCGAGTATCCTGAGATCGTCAAGGAGTACTTCGGCACGGTCGTGCCCGCCGCCGACAACAAGTTCGCCGCGCTGAACACGGCGGTCTGGTCGGGCGGCTCGTTCGTGTACGTGCCCAAGGGTGTCAAGGTAGATATCCCCCTGCAGGCCTACTTCCGCATCAACGCGGAGAACATGGGCCAGTTCGAGCGCACGCTGATCATCGTCGAAGAGGGCGCCGAGGTGCACTACATCGAGGGCTGCACGGCGCCGATCTACAGCACCAACTCGCTGCACTCGGCGGTGGTCGAGATCATCGTCAAGCGCGGCGGCAAGTGCCGCTACACCACGATCCAGAACTGGGCCAACAACATCTTCAACCTGGTCACCAAGCGTGCGGTGGCCTACGAAGAGGCCCAGATGGAGTGGGTGGACGGCAACATCGGCTCGCGCCTGACGATGAAGTACCCGTCGGTGTACCTGATGGGCCGCGGCGCCAAGGGCGAGGTGCTCTCGGTGGCCTATGCCGGCAAGGGCCAGCACCAGGATGCCGGCGCGAAGATGATTCACGCGGCGCCCTACACCACCAGCCGCATCACCAACAAGTCGGTCTCCAAGGATGGTGGCCGCACGACCTACCGCGGGCTGGCCAAGGTGTTGCCCGGCGCCGACCACGCCAAGATCAACGTGGTCTGTGACGCGCTGATCCTGGACGAGCACTCAGCCTCGGACACGATCCCGTTTATCGAGATCGAGGAGGAGCAGGCCACCCTGGCGCACGAGGCGACCGTCGGCAAGATCGGCGAAGATCAGCTCTTCTACCTGATGTCGCGCGGGCTGAGCGAGGCCGAAGCGCTCTCGATGATCGTGCTGGGCTTTATGGAGCCCTTCACGCGCGAGCTGCCGATGGAATACGCCGTCGAGCTCAACCGCCTGATCCAGATGGAGATGGAAGGCTCGGTCGGCTAA
- the sufD gene encoding Fe-S cluster assembly protein SufD, giving the protein MLAKSDLHTLPALGELTAEQLEDGPLAEQRRRALEIARQLALPFWRRTDLKDFQLDGLRPVYPGVEISSDDPQVYVADLQTALRERGELVLRYLGSAVPAEHNKFVAYNAALAQDGVVVHVPRNVEASAPVRIVYTLPAGGTAIFPRTLVITEANSRVTVIEEFRSPDLEQYGLSAPVAELFAGDGSEIRFISLQTLGRHAYQLGAQRAIAGRDARIWWLAGATGASVQNVNMQVDLQGNGSGLEWYGFSFGTDAQQLLWAPTVKHIGRDTEGQIDFRNAVADTAYCVFDGMIDIEKGAQGTNSDLRDASLHLSDKARSDSIPGLEIDANEVKAGHGSTSGQIDEEQLFYLMARGLSRQEATRMIVIGFFSAVIERIPLEEVQQRVLELIEAKL; this is encoded by the coding sequence ATGCTAGCTAAGAGCGATCTGCACACCCTGCCGGCGCTGGGCGAGCTGACCGCCGAGCAGCTCGAAGACGGGCCGCTGGCCGAGCAGCGGCGACGCGCCCTGGAGATCGCGCGGCAGCTTGCCCTGCCCTTCTGGCGGCGCACCGACCTGAAGGACTTCCAGCTCGATGGGCTGCGGCCGGTGTATCCCGGCGTGGAGATCAGCAGCGACGATCCGCAGGTCTATGTTGCCGATCTGCAGACCGCCCTGCGCGAGCGGGGCGAGCTGGTGCTGCGCTACCTGGGCAGCGCCGTGCCCGCCGAGCACAACAAGTTCGTGGCCTACAACGCCGCGCTGGCGCAGGATGGCGTGGTGGTGCACGTGCCACGCAACGTAGAAGCGAGCGCGCCGGTGCGCATCGTCTATACCCTGCCTGCGGGCGGGACGGCGATCTTTCCGCGCACGCTGGTGATCACCGAAGCCAACAGCCGCGTGACGGTGATCGAAGAGTTCCGCTCGCCCGACCTGGAGCAGTATGGCCTGTCGGCGCCGGTGGCCGAGCTCTTCGCCGGTGACGGCAGCGAGATCCGCTTCATCAGCCTTCAGACGCTGGGCCGGCACGCCTACCAACTCGGTGCGCAGCGGGCCATCGCCGGACGCGACGCGCGCATCTGGTGGCTGGCCGGCGCGACCGGCGCGAGCGTTCAGAACGTCAACATGCAGGTCGATCTGCAGGGCAACGGCTCCGGGCTGGAGTGGTATGGCTTCAGCTTCGGCACCGACGCGCAGCAACTGCTGTGGGCGCCGACTGTCAAGCACATTGGCCGCGACACCGAGGGCCAGATCGACTTCCGCAACGCGGTCGCCGACACGGCCTACTGCGTCTTCGACGGCATGATCGACATCGAAAAGGGCGCGCAGGGCACCAATTCCGATCTGCGCGATGCCTCGCTGCACCTGTCCGACAAGGCGCGTTCGGATTCGATCCCCGGCCTGGAGATCGACGCCAACGAGGTCAAGGCCGGTCACGGCTCGACCAGCGGCCAGATCGACGAAGAGCAGCTCTTCTACCTGATGGCACGCGGGCTGAGCCGCCAAGAGGCCACGCGCATGATTGTGATCGGCTTCTTCAGCGCGGTGATCGAGCGCATCCCACTGGAGGAGGTGCAGCAGCGCGTGCTGGAGCTGATCGAAGCCAAACTATAA
- the sufU gene encoding Fe-S cluster assembly sulfur transfer protein SufU, whose product MDDFYQQNILDHARHPRNSGRLAAPTVSQEEYNPLCGDQVRFDLQIDQDVITDVRFSGRGCAISQAAASMLSELIKGRSLDEVRAIGKQEVLDLLGIPIGYTRLKCALLGLKAVKVGVYRAADQAYDDDELWS is encoded by the coding sequence ATGGACGATTTTTACCAGCAGAACATCCTTGATCACGCGCGCCATCCACGCAACAGTGGACGGCTGGCGGCGCCAACCGTCAGCCAGGAGGAGTACAACCCACTGTGCGGCGACCAGGTGCGCTTCGATCTGCAGATCGACCAGGACGTGATCACGGATGTGCGCTTCAGCGGGCGCGGCTGCGCGATCAGCCAAGCGGCGGCCTCGATGCTCAGCGAGCTGATCAAAGGCCGCTCGCTGGACGAGGTGCGTGCCATCGGCAAGCAGGAGGTGCTCGATCTGCTGGGTATTCCGATCGGCTACACGCGCCTGAAGTGCGCGCTGCTGGGGCTCAAGGCGGTCAAGGTCGGCGTGTATCGCGCCGCCGATCAGGCCTACGACGACGATGAGTTGTGGTCCTAG
- a CDS encoding M20 family metallopeptidase, with protein MSLRHDLAQLTMELVAIPSVSEDAAGRASVIDRIEQFCRALPAVHLARYESHGFPALVAAFDERRHKRLVLNAHVDVVPGRPDQFRPFERDGKIFGRGAQDMKGAAAAMLILLKALAEAGRRPDVAWQFVTDEEIGGEHGVGELLRQGYTTDFFLAGEPTDLQIVDRAKGIVWVTVRQPGAPAHGSRPWEGRNPLVPLIEGLQRLLQRYPIPQAAQWRTTVTPAALHSGDAHNRVPAEAVLKLDIRRVPEDDPAALLDLLRACFPEAEITTLHCGSALATAQDDAQVRRLAAAVEAVTGRPATFRAEHFGSDARFYSEVGTPAVCFGPHGAGLHSDEEWVSLDSLETFYQVLARLVSELE; from the coding sequence ATGTCACTACGTCATGATCTCGCGCAGTTGACTATGGAGCTGGTGGCGATTCCTTCGGTGTCGGAGGATGCCGCCGGACGGGCCTCGGTGATCGACCGCATCGAGCAGTTCTGTCGCGCGCTGCCGGCGGTGCATCTGGCGCGCTACGAGTCGCACGGCTTTCCCGCGCTGGTGGCGGCCTTCGACGAGCGTCGTCACAAACGCCTGGTGCTGAACGCGCATGTGGATGTCGTACCGGGACGCCCCGATCAGTTCCGGCCCTTCGAGCGCGACGGCAAGATCTTCGGGCGCGGCGCGCAGGACATGAAGGGCGCTGCCGCGGCGATGCTGATCCTGCTGAAGGCGCTGGCCGAGGCGGGCCGTCGCCCGGATGTCGCCTGGCAGTTCGTCACCGACGAGGAGATCGGCGGCGAGCACGGCGTGGGCGAGCTGCTGCGCCAGGGCTATACCACCGACTTTTTCCTGGCGGGCGAGCCGACCGATCTACAGATCGTCGATCGCGCCAAGGGGATCGTGTGGGTCACCGTGCGGCAGCCGGGCGCGCCGGCGCACGGTTCGCGGCCCTGGGAAGGCCGCAACCCGCTGGTGCCGTTGATCGAGGGGCTGCAGCGCTTGCTGCAGCGCTACCCCATTCCCCAGGCAGCCCAGTGGCGCACCACGGTCACGCCCGCGGCGCTGCACAGCGGCGATGCCCACAACCGCGTGCCGGCGGAGGCCGTGCTCAAGCTGGATATCCGGCGTGTGCCCGAAGACGATCCCGCGGCGCTCCTCGACCTGCTGCGCGCCTGCTTTCCCGAAGCCGAGATCACCACGCTGCACTGCGGCAGCGCGCTGGCCACTGCCCAGGACGACGCGCAGGTGCGCCGCCTGGCTGCCGCCGTGGAAGCGGTGACCGGTCGGCCGGCCACCTTTCGCGCCGAGCACTTCGGCTCCGACGCGCGCTTCTACAGCGAAGTCGGCACGCCGGCGGTCTGTTTCGGTCCGCATGGCGCCGGGCTCCACTCGGATGAGGAGTGGGTCAGCCTCGACAGTCTGGAGACCTTCTACCAGGTGTTGGCGCGGCTGGTAAGCGAGCTGGAGTAG
- a CDS encoding sulfurtransferase, with protein sequence MTQATHDYAHPEALVDTEWVAQHLNDPKVRLIESNEDVLLYDTGHIPGAVKVDWTTDLNDPVVRDYLSKDKFEQLMSRLGISNDTTVVFYGDKNNWWATYAFWVFKLFGHEDARIMNGGRQKWIAEGRPLTTEVPSYPPTQYTARERSDAEIRAFRDEVLRALGQPNVALVDVRSVDEYTGKKLHMPEYPQEGALRGGHIPGAQNIPWATAVREDGTFKSREELEQIYQSKGITPDKDVIAYCRIGERSSHTWFVLKYLLGYDRVKNYDGSWTEWGNAVGLPIER encoded by the coding sequence ATGACGCAGGCAACGCACGACTATGCCCATCCGGAGGCACTGGTCGACACCGAGTGGGTCGCCCAGCACCTGAACGATCCCAAGGTCCGGCTGATCGAGAGCAACGAGGACGTGCTGCTCTACGACACCGGCCACATCCCCGGCGCGGTCAAGGTGGACTGGACCACCGATCTCAACGATCCGGTGGTGCGCGACTATCTATCCAAGGACAAGTTCGAGCAGTTGATGAGTCGCCTGGGGATCAGCAATGACACCACGGTGGTCTTCTACGGCGACAAAAACAACTGGTGGGCGACCTACGCCTTCTGGGTCTTCAAACTGTTCGGCCACGAAGACGCGCGCATCATGAACGGCGGGCGGCAGAAATGGATCGCCGAAGGGCGGCCGCTGACCACCGAGGTGCCCAGCTATCCGCCGACGCAGTACACCGCGCGCGAACGCTCCGACGCCGAAATCCGCGCCTTCCGCGACGAGGTGCTGCGCGCCCTGGGGCAGCCCAACGTGGCGCTGGTGGACGTGCGCTCGGTTGACGAGTACACCGGCAAGAAGCTGCACATGCCCGAATATCCGCAGGAAGGCGCGCTGCGCGGCGGCCACATTCCCGGCGCGCAGAACATCCCCTGGGCCACCGCCGTGCGCGAAGACGGCACCTTCAAGTCGCGCGAGGAGTTGGAGCAGATCTACCAAAGCAAGGGCATCACGCCGGACAAGGACGTGATCGCCTACTGCCGCATCGGCGAGCGCTCGTCGCACACCTGGTTTGTGCTCAAATACCTGCTGGGCTACGACCGCGTCAAGAACTACGACGGCTCGTGGACCGAGTGGGGCAATGCCGTCGGCCTGCCGATCGAGCGGTAA